The sequence CTTAGAATAGTTTTCAAAAAAGTAGGATTTATCTGCTTTTTTGATCGCTTTCGCAATCATATCTTCAATATCAGCGCTCACAGCAATAACTCCAGATTGCCCCCAATGGCGGCAGTATTAACGGTTACGGTACGTTCATGCACAAAACGCAGCAAATAATTGGGCCCACCCGCTTTTGGGCCAGTACCCGACAACCCTTCGCCGCCAAAAGGTTGTACCCCCACTGTTGCCCCCGTCATAGAACGGTTTACATAAATATTCCCCGCATGAATACGCGATGTAATATAATCTATAGTTGCTTCAATGCGGCTTTGCACACCAAATGTCAGGCCAAAATCCGTGGCATTGATTTCATCGATCACCGCATCCAGATTTTTATCTTTCCAGCGCACAATATGCAGTATGGGGCCAAAGATCTCCTGATACAATAGATTCACCGAGGGAATTTCATAGGCATGGGGGGCAAAATAATGCCCTTTATCTCCCACCGGTTGTGTGGCAACCAAGCGCGCATCTTTGCCCTCAAGATACGCAATATGCTCTTTCAGTTTATTCAAAGCTGCAATGTCAATTACTGGCCCAAAATCATTGCTCAGATCCTGTGGGTTACCCACCGCATATTCGCGCATTGTACCCGCCAGCAATGCCAGAAATTTATCGGCAATTGCATCTTGCACATATAATACGCGCAATGCCGAGCAACGCTGTCCCGCACTGCCAAATGCCGACATTATCACATCATCTGCCGCTTGTTCCAGCAAGGCCGAACTATCAATTATCATACAGTTTTGCCCACCGGTTTCAGCAATCAGTGGCACTATTGGCCCTTTTTTCTTGGCGAGATTAATATTGATATTACGCGCTGTGGCAGTAGAGCCGGTAAACACCACTCCGGCGGTGAGTTTATGTTTTACCATTGCTTCGCCCACCTCTAGCCCTGTACCGGGAATCAATTGCAGCACAGCTTTAGGAATGCCTGCCTTATGCATCAAACGGGTGGCAAAGGCGGCAATTAACGGAGTTTGATCGGCAGGCTTTGCTACAGCGCAATTGCCTGTTACTAATGCCGCCACGATTTGTCCGGTAAAGATTGCCAACGGAAAATTCCATGGGCTAATGCATACAAATACGCCGCGCCCGCTGAGCTTCATGGTATTGCGCTCACCGGTAGGGCCGGCAAAGAGCTTAACATTGCCCATAAGCTCACTTGCACGGGCAGCATAATAGCGACAAAAATCCACCGCTTCACGCACTTCTGCAATGGCATCTGGCAGGTTTTTACCCGCCTCGCGTTGACAGAGCGCATAAAACTCATCGCGGTTTGCCTCCAAGGCATCGGCGATTGCCTCCAAAATTTGTGCGCGGCGCTCTATTGAAGTTTCGCTCCATGGCACAAAGGCTTCCTGTGCCGACTCCATTGCCTTGCTAACCAGCGCTGCATCGCCATGCACTACTTCGCCAACTTTTTGCGATAACTGCGCTGGCGACATAATATTGTGCCGCGATCCGTCTTTAAAATCTGCTGTCACTATTGGTGCCGCGTTCCATTGGGTAGTGGCATATTGCTGTATTACGGCTTCCAACGTTTCTTTTTGCGCTAGATACCCCAATTCGAATCCATAAGAATTCTGCCGGTCACGTCCATATAGCCGCGCTGGCAGCGGAATTTTTGCACTAGGGGCTGCATGATGTTTTTGCGTAAGGGCAATAGGGTCTTCAATAATTTCTTCGACCGCTTTAGTTTTATTCATCAGCATATTCACAAATGAAGTATTTGCCCCGTTTTCCAGCAGCCGGCGGATTAAATATGCTAGCAAGTCCACGTGTTTTCCAACGGGGGCATATATGCGTACGGGCAGGGTCTTAACCAGTTGGCTATAAAGCTTTTCGCCCATGCCATGCAGCCGTTGAAATTCAAATTTACGGCCATCGGCAATTTCGATAATACTCGCTACGGTGTGGGCATTATGGGTAGCAAATTGCGGAGAAAATGCTTCATAAAGGTCAAAAATTTTGTTCACACATGCCAAGTAAGACACATCCGTATGTTCTTTGCGCGTGAATACCGGATAACCCTCCAGCCCCATCATCTGCGCATATTTAATTTCTGTGTCCCAATAAGCACCTTTTACCAGTCGCAGCGGCATTTTT is a genomic window of Alphaproteobacteria bacterium containing:
- the putA gene encoding bifunctional proline dehydrogenase/L-glutamate gamma-semialdehyde dehydrogenase PutA, which codes for MPAENATSRTIPPQLDGSGEVLLRNISAMALVDETAMVNTLLKAVQPFERKQVAIQARAQDLVLTMRKAGSGSGVEAFLYEYGLNNKEGVAVMCLAEALLRIPDNQTADKLIADKFRGADWDKHLGHSESLFVNASSWGLMLTGKVVNLGRVQDEPSSVLKGLINKCGEPVIREALKRAMHIIGTQFVMGEDIKDAKSNGAKQEKRGYSMSYDILGEGARNQQQADAYYSDYLNAIEILGKDAKPEPDIHQTRGISIKLSGLHPRYNLLKEQRLMDELLPRVKELVRKARDNHLTISVDAEEANRLDINLKIYTAIFNDSEFDGYEGLGYVLQAYQKRAFYVLDYLAALSRNKGKKMPLRLVKGAYWDTEIKYAQMMGLEGYPVFTRKEHTDVSYLACVNKIFDLYEAFSPQFATHNAHTVASIIEIADGRKFEFQRLHGMGEKLYSQLVKTLPVRIYAPVGKHVDLLAYLIRRLLENGANTSFVNMLMNKTKAVEEIIEDPIALTQKHHAAPSAKIPLPARLYGRDRQNSYGFELGYLAQKETLEAVIQQYATTQWNAAPIVTADFKDGSRHNIMSPAQLSQKVGEVVHGDAALVSKAMESAQEAFVPWSETSIERRAQILEAIADALEANRDEFYALCQREAGKNLPDAIAEVREAVDFCRYYAARASELMGNVKLFAGPTGERNTMKLSGRGVFVCISPWNFPLAIFTGQIVAALVTGNCAVAKPADQTPLIAAFATRLMHKAGIPKAVLQLIPGTGLEVGEAMVKHKLTAGVVFTGSTATARNININLAKKKGPIVPLIAETGGQNCMIIDSSALLEQAADDVIMSAFGSAGQRCSALRVLYVQDAIADKFLALLAGTMREYAVGNPQDLSNDFGPVIDIAALNKLKEHIAYLEGKDARLVATQPVGDKGHYFAPHAYEIPSVNLLYQEIFGPILHIVRWKDKNLDAVIDEINATDFGLTFGVQSRIEATIDYITSRIHAGNIYVNRSMTGATVGVQPFGGEGLSGTGPKAGGPNYLLRFVHERTVTVNTAAIGGNLELLL